A single genomic interval of halophilic archaeon DL31 harbors:
- a CDS encoding hypothetical protein (KEGG: hvo:HVO_0688 hypothetical protein): MSNRMEDLESQVAELQATIDGLTEELVETKERVRELEQTAEKYEEAVQATPGTGGQGRQTQQNKTQTTAEQQAEARGTDERRDAQFVENRKPAEEEPAEPEESAPEAAAEAQAEEADDDDDDDGIIVA, encoded by the coding sequence ATGAGCAACCGGATGGAGGATCTCGAGAGTCAGGTCGCCGAGCTACAGGCAACCATCGACGGGCTGACCGAGGAACTCGTAGAGACCAAAGAGCGCGTTCGAGAACTGGAGCAGACCGCAGAGAAGTACGAAGAAGCCGTCCAGGCGACGCCGGGCACGGGCGGGCAGGGCCGCCAGACCCAGCAGAACAAGACGCAGACGACCGCCGAACAGCAGGCCGAGGCCCGCGGCACCGACGAACGACGCGACGCACAGTTCGTCGAGAACCGCAAACCGGCCGAGGAGGAGCCTGCGGAGCCCGAAGAGTCGGCTCCCGAGGCCGCTGCCGAGGCCCAGGCAGAGGAAGCGGACGACGACGACGACGACGACGGAATCATCGTCGCGTAG
- a CDS encoding transposase IS4 family protein (PFAM: Transposase, IS4-like~KEGG: hbo:Hbor_35690 transposase family protein): MPKETNGERQALLTDAFVVGVGLADEIQGGTPFDEALSELDGPFERLNDGYPDWHPATYAFDGILKFFLYRETTGWSYRKIARHSHLADVFDLDEMPTESAMSRAWQSRLNEAAQTFITTAAHYLVRNIHCNDMDVPNVRPRAEVEQGVPTVQDEQATEEDKFTGSEISRTTRLARSHGFDTFNTERAANASYDDTRFFELQSYMGMTGCGTAQGAARFQHRRGREYGPHGDTHLRAVKQFSADSLVESFHEASGKLLSLIGSEGGFRRPATVAIDITTVPYYGEVEGMPMVSGNQDGDGHVLKFVTLSIVGRNIPFILEVEPVRESSPWDENPSNRIHRTVRRLVQRAREHVPIGTVLCDREFDSMQVFQTLSNQDVEYLIPTRINAPEVKALETMGADGESVAVEQSEVHVESGSHAIQFLYVPSTTGDGSTVFATNVNVEPAQAEAYCRRYSARWQIESEYKSIKYDFLAKTSSKDYRVRLFYFVFAALLHNIWRLTDFLLKADLDEEFERTPVITAGEATELVASELVPSD, translated from the coding sequence ATGCCCAAAGAGACGAACGGGGAAAGGCAAGCTCTCCTGACAGACGCATTTGTCGTCGGCGTTGGGCTCGCCGACGAGATTCAGGGCGGTACCCCATTCGATGAGGCCCTCTCTGAGTTGGACGGCCCGTTTGAGCGACTCAACGATGGCTACCCCGACTGGCATCCTGCCACATATGCATTCGACGGGATTCTCAAATTTTTTCTCTACCGTGAAACGACGGGCTGGAGTTATCGAAAGATCGCTCGCCACTCCCACCTTGCCGACGTGTTCGATCTCGACGAGATGCCGACCGAATCCGCAATGTCGAGAGCGTGGCAATCCCGTCTCAACGAAGCAGCACAGACGTTCATCACGACCGCCGCACACTATCTCGTACGCAATATCCACTGCAACGATATGGACGTCCCGAACGTACGTCCACGGGCAGAGGTTGAGCAGGGCGTCCCAACCGTTCAAGACGAGCAGGCCACGGAAGAAGACAAATTCACGGGCAGCGAGATCAGCCGAACGACGAGATTAGCTCGATCCCACGGGTTCGATACATTCAACACGGAACGGGCAGCCAACGCCAGCTACGATGACACGCGCTTTTTCGAGCTTCAGAGTTACATGGGGATGACCGGATGTGGGACTGCTCAAGGAGCGGCCCGTTTTCAGCATCGGCGGGGCCGAGAGTACGGTCCACATGGGGATACCCATCTTCGAGCGGTCAAACAGTTCTCTGCCGATTCCCTCGTCGAAAGCTTCCACGAGGCGTCGGGGAAACTGCTCTCGCTTATCGGTTCTGAGGGTGGGTTCAGGCGACCAGCCACGGTCGCGATAGACATCACGACGGTTCCATACTACGGGGAGGTTGAAGGGATGCCGATGGTCAGCGGGAATCAGGACGGTGACGGACACGTCCTCAAGTTCGTGACGCTCTCGATTGTCGGACGGAACATCCCGTTTATCCTCGAAGTCGAGCCGGTCCGAGAGAGTTCGCCGTGGGACGAGAACCCGTCGAACCGAATTCACCGAACCGTTCGCCGTCTCGTCCAGCGGGCTCGTGAGCACGTCCCCATTGGAACCGTTCTGTGTGACCGAGAGTTCGATTCGATGCAGGTGTTTCAGACGCTCTCGAACCAAGATGTGGAGTACCTCATCCCGACACGAATCAATGCTCCCGAAGTGAAAGCACTGGAAACGATGGGGGCGGATGGAGAATCGGTCGCTGTTGAACAGAGCGAAGTTCATGTTGAGAGTGGCTCGCACGCGATACAGTTCCTCTACGTCCCGTCGACGACCGGGGACGGGTCGACGGTCTTTGCGACGAACGTGAACGTGGAGCCTGCACAGGCGGAAGCATACTGCCGACGATACAGCGCCCGGTGGCAGATCGAGAGCGAGTACAAATCAATCAAGTACGATTTCTTAGCGAAGACTTCCTCGAAGGACTACCGTGTTCGGTTATTCTACTTCGTCTTCGCAGCGTTGTTGCACAATATCTGGCGACTCACGGACTTCCTATTGAAAGCCGATCTCGACGAGGAGTTCGAGCGGACGCCAGTAATTACGGCAGGGGAGGCAACGGAGCTGGTCGCCTCAGAACTCGTCCCATCCGATTGA
- a CDS encoding Polyamine-transporting ATPase (PFAM: ABC transporter-like; Transport-associated OB, type 2~KEGG: hje:HacjB3_15976 ABC transporter ATP-binding protein~SMART: ATPase, AAA+ type, core) codes for MLELTSLSKSYDRFEFGPLDLTVGDEVLSVLGPSGSGKTTLLSLIAGIVRPDGGTVSLHGTVLDGKPIQERHTGLVFQDGALFPHLTARENVAYAAASPERVDELASLLEISSVLNRRPSTLSGGEQQRVALARTLAADPDALLLDEPLSSLDAPIRRRLRGELHDLFQSIDIPVVYVTHDQRTATAVGDRIAIFRDGTIEQVGSPTTVINRPATRFVAQFTGNENVFDGRVAGDNSDEGTSVELGALRLRTTATTTAARGAEVTFCIHPSRIVVSPVADTESGHSAESTAQNPEKANIVGGTVDSWLNEGTHYRVAIALDDAPLTLTTTVGLAVLDRLDSDSRVRMTIPADAIHLLD; via the coding sequence ATGCTCGAACTCACGTCTCTCTCGAAATCCTACGACAGGTTCGAGTTCGGCCCGCTCGACCTGACGGTCGGCGACGAGGTGCTCTCGGTGCTCGGCCCCTCGGGGAGCGGCAAGACGACCCTCCTCTCCCTCATCGCGGGTATCGTCAGGCCCGATGGGGGAACGGTGTCGCTCCACGGGACCGTACTCGACGGAAAACCGATTCAGGAGCGCCACACGGGGCTGGTGTTTCAAGACGGCGCGCTGTTCCCGCATCTGACTGCTCGGGAGAACGTCGCCTACGCTGCTGCGAGCCCAGAGCGCGTCGACGAACTCGCCTCGCTGCTTGAGATCTCGTCCGTGCTCAACCGTCGGCCCTCGACGCTCTCAGGTGGTGAACAGCAGCGCGTTGCGCTGGCGCGGACGCTCGCCGCCGACCCTGACGCCTTGCTGCTGGATGAACCGCTCTCGAGTCTGGATGCCCCAATCCGACGTCGCTTGCGTGGTGAACTCCACGACCTGTTCCAGTCGATCGACATCCCTGTCGTCTACGTCACCCACGACCAGCGGACGGCAACGGCCGTCGGGGACCGAATCGCCATCTTTCGTGACGGCACCATCGAGCAGGTGGGGTCACCGACGACGGTCATCAACCGTCCAGCGACCCGGTTCGTCGCCCAGTTCACAGGCAACGAGAACGTCTTCGACGGACGCGTCGCCGGCGATAACTCGGATGAAGGCACGTCGGTCGAACTTGGAGCGCTCAGGCTCCGAACGACGGCGACGACAACCGCAGCACGGGGGGCGGAGGTCACATTCTGTATTCACCCGTCCAGAATCGTCGTCTCCCCAGTTGCAGACACAGAGTCGGGACACTCAGCTGAATCAACAGCACAGAACCCCGAGAAGGCGAATATCGTCGGTGGGACGGTGGATAGTTGGCTGAACGAGGGGACTCACTACAGAGTTGCAATCGCGCTTGACGATGCACCGCTGACGCTGACGACGACCGTCGGCCTGGCTGTTCTCGACCGGCTCGACTCCGACAGCCGCGTTAGAATGACGATACCGGCGGACGCGATTCACCTGCTCGACTGA
- a CDS encoding NifC-like ABC-type porter (KEGG: hje:HacjB3_15981 ABC transporter permease~TIGRFAM: NifC-like ABC-type porter~PFAM: Binding-protein-dependent transport systems inner membrane component), translating to MLPTNSRTEAAVGRLDWLSVTLLLGGVLLLYYLLALLSLVVHQPPGAVLARLSDPDVIGAARTSLTASAISTLIATLFGVPLAYWLARTDGELTRLVTAVVLLPLVLPPVVSGMVLLTVVGPGTALGEVATARGFPLTRSLAGVVLAQTFVASPFVVVTAKAAFESIDRSLEYASQSLGTSRLRTFRRVTLPLAWPGILAGITLAFARAIGEFGATIMLAYYPRTMPVQIWVSFTTLGLDNAFPVAVVLVGIAVATLVVLNALGTNPLE from the coding sequence ATGCTCCCGACGAACTCACGCACTGAGGCCGCGGTCGGGCGGCTCGACTGGCTGTCGGTGACGCTGCTGCTCGGTGGGGTGTTGCTCCTCTACTACCTGCTGGCGCTGCTCTCGCTGGTTGTTCACCAGCCGCCCGGGGCTGTCCTCGCCCGGCTGAGCGACCCCGACGTGATTGGGGCCGCGCGAACGTCGCTTACTGCCTCGGCCATCAGCACACTCATCGCCACACTGTTCGGCGTGCCGCTGGCCTACTGGCTCGCACGGACCGACGGCGAACTCACCCGGCTTGTAACTGCGGTGGTGCTCCTCCCGTTGGTGCTTCCGCCCGTCGTCAGCGGGATGGTGCTGCTCACCGTCGTCGGCCCGGGGACTGCGCTCGGAGAGGTGGCAACGGCCCGCGGTTTCCCGCTCACCCGCTCACTCGCTGGCGTCGTGCTCGCCCAGACGTTCGTCGCGTCGCCCTTCGTCGTCGTCACGGCGAAGGCGGCGTTTGAGAGCATCGACCGGAGCTTGGAGTACGCCTCCCAGTCGCTGGGGACGAGTCGTCTCAGAACGTTCAGACGGGTGACGCTCCCGCTCGCGTGGCCGGGGATTCTGGCCGGCATCACGCTCGCGTTCGCCCGTGCCATCGGCGAGTTCGGGGCGACCATCATGCTCGCGTACTACCCGCGGACGATGCCGGTCCAGATCTGGGTCTCGTTCACGACGCTGGGGCTGGACAACGCCTTCCCCGTCGCTGTGGTGCTCGTCGGAATCGCCGTCGCGACGCTCGTCGTGCTCAACGCCCTCGGCACCAACCCCCTGGAGTGA
- a CDS encoding ABC transporter substrate-binding protein (KEGG: hje:HacjB3_15986 ABC transporter substrate-binding protein): protein MDDGQPRLGRRSLLSALAAGLAASAGCVGARASPEPVSLLTAGSLNNAFENGLRPSTDARLELEARGSAELARLVAEGVKAPDIVSVSDVELFDGPLSPEWVAEFATNSVVLAYNGATDGGKRLADAGRDRWYEPLLADAVRLGRTDPALDPLGYRTLFTLELAMAYYDTGANLRTAIPERRQLYPETQLVSQFETGSIDAAFTYRNMAVERDYDYIELPTAVDLSDPAFADEYATVSYELPGGKVVEGAPISYGSTIREASPDAMAVFEQQIRGEYLREFGFTVPEDYPRFRGDAPDELTH, encoded by the coding sequence ATGGACGACGGGCAGCCGCGGTTGGGCCGACGCTCGCTGCTCTCGGCGCTGGCTGCCGGACTCGCCGCAAGCGCAGGCTGTGTGGGTGCTCGCGCGAGTCCTGAGCCCGTCTCGCTGCTGACTGCGGGCAGTCTCAACAACGCGTTCGAGAACGGCCTGCGGCCGAGCACGGACGCGAGGCTCGAACTCGAAGCCCGCGGCTCGGCGGAGTTGGCCCGTCTCGTCGCCGAGGGTGTCAAAGCCCCTGACATCGTCTCGGTTTCAGATGTCGAACTGTTCGATGGTCCACTCTCACCCGAGTGGGTCGCGGAGTTCGCGACCAACTCGGTCGTCCTTGCCTACAATGGGGCGACCGACGGCGGCAAACGGCTCGCGGACGCGGGCCGCGACCGCTGGTACGAACCCCTTCTCGCGGACGCCGTTCGACTCGGCCGGACAGATCCGGCGCTCGACCCCCTCGGCTACCGAACGCTGTTTACGCTGGAACTCGCGATGGCGTACTACGACACCGGCGCAAATTTGCGGACCGCGATACCCGAACGCCGCCAACTGTACCCCGAGACACAGCTGGTGAGTCAGTTCGAGACCGGCTCCATCGACGCCGCCTTCACCTACCGCAACATGGCCGTCGAGCGCGACTACGACTACATCGAACTCCCCACGGCGGTCGACCTCAGCGACCCCGCCTTCGCCGACGAGTACGCTACTGTCAGCTACGAACTCCCCGGCGGGAAGGTCGTCGAAGGGGCCCCAATCAGCTACGGGTCGACGATTCGCGAGGCGTCTCCCGACGCGATGGCGGTGTTCGAGCAACAAATACGGGGCGAGTACCTGCGCGAGTTCGGGTTCACCGTCCCTGAGGACTACCCACGGTTCAGAGGCGATGCTCCCGACGAACTCACGCACTGA
- a CDS encoding hypothetical protein (KEGG: hmu:Hmuk_0317 hypothetical protein): MSEEPYAIAGIELTDDSYTVTQGWVRNTFKATDKAGNVVLRGKQKMLKLKEEFPFVDADGTEVFTVKAGGILDVAGNYVLSDAQTGEAVVVLDNDYSIMQDTWTIRDADTEAAIAKIDSQGALTTLARNYLPFGNWIPHKYEITDAEGDHVGSIHGKFSLRDTYEVTIDDASDVPKEAVVAAAMVIDAIQDH, translated from the coding sequence ATGAGCGAGGAACCGTACGCAATCGCGGGCATCGAACTCACCGACGACAGCTACACCGTCACGCAGGGGTGGGTGCGAAACACGTTCAAAGCGACTGACAAAGCGGGCAACGTCGTCCTGCGTGGGAAACAGAAGATGCTGAAGCTGAAAGAGGAGTTCCCGTTCGTCGACGCCGACGGCACCGAGGTGTTCACCGTCAAAGCCGGCGGTATCCTCGACGTGGCCGGGAACTACGTGCTGAGTGATGCCCAGACCGGCGAGGCCGTGGTCGTCCTCGATAACGACTACTCGATCATGCAGGACACGTGGACCATCCGCGACGCCGACACGGAGGCGGCTATCGCGAAAATCGACTCCCAGGGCGCGCTCACGACGCTCGCACGGAACTACCTCCCGTTCGGCAACTGGATTCCCCACAAGTACGAGATTACGGATGCCGAGGGCGACCACGTCGGCAGCATCCACGGCAAGTTCTCGCTGCGAGACACCTACGAGGTCACCATCGACGACGCCAGCGACGTGCCCAAGGAGGCCGTCGTCGCCGCCGCGATGGTTATCGACGCGATTCAGGACCACTGA
- a CDS encoding Aspartyl/glutamyl-tRNA(Asn/Gln) amidotransferase subunit B (TIGRFAM: Glutamyl-tRNA(Gln) amidotransferase, B subunit~HAMAP: Glutamyl-tRNA(Gln) amidotransferase, B subunit~KEGG: hbo:Hbor_25340 aspartyl/glutamyl-tRNA(asn/Gln) amidotransferase subunit B~PFAM: Glutamyl-tRNA(Gln) amidotransferase, subunit B/E, N-terminal; Glutamyl-tRNA(Gln) amidotransferase, subunit B/E, central region; Asn/Gln amidotransferase) — protein MSQTLQDRELAAVIGLEVHVQLETDTKIFCGCSTAAAEDEAPNSRTCPTCLGLPGALPVLNEAAVESAVKIGKALDAEIPEETTFHRKNYFYPDLPKGFQLTQYDAPICADGELELRVEGDRRTISVRRAHLEEDPGSLQHEGGNIDTADYTLINYNRAGTPLMEIVTRPDFRSPAETRAFLAKLEEVLEYLGVFDATRDGSLRVDANISMVAADDVAEDGTISEEVLESANRTEVKNISSHKAAEDALAYEVTRQRNAVKRGRAVEQETRHWDESRGVTVSMRSKEEEKDYRYFREADLPPLQVADWKERIPIPELPDARRQRFQTEYGLSQEAASKLTSRKSVADLYEEVAETFDPGLAATWVADNLIGELNYRDMVVADITDRLDEFEELVRLVAEDEVTTKNAEEIVFRRMLDEGESPQEIIEAEGLGKASGGEVEQAVAEAIEENPEAVADYESGDDGALNFLVGQVMQKTGGSADPGQVNQLLREELEG, from the coding sequence ATGAGTCAGACGCTCCAGGACCGCGAACTCGCGGCCGTCATCGGACTGGAGGTCCACGTCCAGTTGGAGACCGACACCAAGATCTTCTGTGGCTGCTCTACGGCGGCTGCCGAGGACGAGGCGCCCAACAGTCGGACCTGCCCCACCTGTCTTGGCCTGCCAGGCGCGTTGCCCGTGCTCAACGAGGCGGCCGTCGAGTCAGCGGTGAAAATCGGAAAGGCACTCGACGCCGAGATCCCCGAGGAGACCACATTCCACCGGAAGAACTACTTCTACCCCGACCTCCCGAAAGGGTTCCAGCTCACCCAGTACGACGCGCCAATCTGTGCCGACGGCGAGTTGGAACTCCGCGTCGAGGGCGACCGCCGAACCATCAGCGTCCGCCGCGCCCACTTGGAGGAGGACCCCGGCAGCCTCCAGCACGAGGGCGGCAACATCGACACCGCTGACTACACCCTCATCAACTACAACCGCGCGGGCACGCCGCTGATGGAGATTGTCACCCGACCGGACTTCCGCTCGCCGGCCGAGACCCGCGCATTCCTCGCCAAACTCGAGGAGGTGCTCGAGTATCTGGGCGTTTTCGACGCCACCCGCGACGGCTCGCTCCGTGTGGACGCCAACATCTCCATGGTCGCCGCCGACGACGTGGCCGAGGACGGCACCATCAGCGAGGAGGTCCTCGAGAGCGCCAACCGAACCGAAGTCAAGAACATCTCCAGCCACAAGGCCGCCGAGGACGCGCTGGCCTACGAAGTCACCCGCCAGCGCAACGCGGTCAAGCGCGGGCGCGCGGTCGAGCAGGAGACCCGCCACTGGGACGAGAGCCGGGGCGTCACCGTCTCGATGCGCTCGAAAGAGGAGGAGAAAGATTACCGCTACTTCCGGGAGGCCGACCTCCCGCCGCTCCAGGTGGCCGACTGGAAAGAGCGCATCCCCATTCCCGAACTCCCCGATGCCCGCCGCCAGCGGTTCCAGACTGAGTACGGGCTGAGTCAGGAAGCCGCCTCGAAGCTCACCTCCCGGAAATCCGTCGCCGACCTCTACGAAGAAGTGGCCGAAACGTTCGACCCCGGCCTCGCGGCGACGTGGGTCGCAGACAACCTCATCGGCGAACTCAACTACCGCGACATGGTGGTGGCCGACATCACGGACCGCCTCGACGAGTTCGAGGAACTGGTCCGACTGGTGGCAGAAGACGAAGTCACCACCAAGAACGCCGAGGAGATCGTGTTCCGCCGGATGCTCGACGAGGGCGAGTCGCCACAGGAAATCATCGAGGCCGAAGGGCTCGGCAAAGCCAGCGGCGGCGAGGTCGAGCAGGCTGTTGCTGAAGCGATCGAGGAGAACCCCGAGGCCGTTGCCGACTACGAGTCCGGCGACGACGGCGCACTCAATTTCTTAGTGGGCCAGGTGATGCAGAAGACCGGTGGCTCGGCCGACCCCGGCCAGGTGAATCAGTTGCTGCGTGAGGAACTCGAAGGCTGA
- a CDS encoding hypothetical protein (KEGG: hsl:OE2443R hypothetical protein) translates to MSTRARRRLAVAVALLLVTVPLWAPPLDVTGRDHHYAAAEISGANGTLTVDSPNADRRIHLTIEGLDCTSRYSALQRRCLFEGGTLDENVTGVAPAVRGSPAPESVTETGRYVVLNDGVYRRTVATKPYDGSWPVKFELGLERVPPATALEDVARQEEQVSETAQTVIRDGPTRTDDPIRDANEVLAVDGSHYVVYETSRPQFLSAKPGVERFLEAVCVAAGAFLLLRQPSSSSRSN, encoded by the coding sequence ATGAGCACCCGCGCTCGGCGACGACTCGCCGTCGCTGTCGCCCTCCTCCTCGTGACGGTCCCGCTCTGGGCGCCGCCGCTGGACGTGACCGGTCGTGACCACCACTACGCCGCCGCGGAGATTTCGGGTGCGAACGGAACGCTCACGGTCGACTCCCCTAACGCCGACCGACGGATACACCTGACTATCGAAGGGCTGGACTGCACGTCCCGGTACTCCGCCTTGCAGCGACGCTGTCTGTTCGAAGGTGGAACGCTTGACGAGAACGTTACCGGAGTCGCACCGGCGGTACGCGGGAGTCCCGCCCCCGAAAGCGTCACCGAGACGGGACGGTACGTCGTCCTGAACGACGGCGTCTACCGGCGAACCGTCGCGACGAAGCCGTACGATGGCTCGTGGCCCGTCAAGTTCGAACTCGGCTTGGAGCGTGTCCCCCCGGCAACGGCGCTCGAAGACGTGGCCCGACAGGAGGAACAGGTTTCCGAGACGGCCCAGACCGTCATCCGGGACGGCCCCACGCGAACGGACGACCCGATTCGCGACGCCAACGAGGTACTCGCCGTCGACGGTAGTCATTACGTGGTTTACGAGACGTCTCGCCCGCAGTTCCTCTCCGCAAAACCCGGCGTCGAGCGGTTCCTCGAAGCTGTCTGCGTTGCTGCGGGAGCGTTCCTGCTCCTCCGTCAGCCTTCGAGTTCCTCACGCAGCAACTGA
- a CDS encoding Cystathionine gamma-lyase (KEGG: hsl:OE2173F cystathionine synthase/lyase (cystathionine gamma-synthase, cystathionine gamma-lyase, cystathionine beta-lyase)~PFAM: Cys/Met metabolism, pyridoxal phosphate-dependent enzyme) produces MYPISTMPENHDHRFDTRAVSWGEHPEGHGVGDVVSPIHLASTFAIPGLDPDFKLDEADPHKGEFLYGRLSNPTRHAAEKRLAALEDGNHGLAFASGTAAISTLFFATLSPGDHVVAFDDLYAGTRRMLEYYYRDHLGVEISFVDATETENVADAMRSETALVYMETPTNPLLKLCDLEAIADIAHEGDALLGVDNTFCSPSLQNPLDLGADVVAHSTTKYLNGHSDSIGGALVVDDDDLAEELYFLQRVVLGNMMSPFDAYLTLRGTKTLPMRMRQHEANAQVIAEYLDEHELVETVYYPGLESHPQHDLAARQQSGFGGMLSFDLVGEMGDAKVFLESLRTFTLAVSLGGVESLVELPAGMTHQPIPKETREAHGISDTLVRMSVGVEDIDDLIADLDRGFEAMAGGQALGAAADDD; encoded by the coding sequence ATGTACCCCATTTCAACCATGCCAGAGAATCACGACCATCGGTTTGATACCCGCGCCGTCTCCTGGGGCGAGCATCCCGAGGGCCACGGCGTCGGCGACGTCGTCTCACCCATCCATCTGGCCTCCACCTTCGCCATCCCCGGCCTCGACCCGGATTTCAAGCTGGACGAGGCCGACCCGCACAAGGGTGAGTTCCTCTACGGTCGACTCTCGAACCCGACGCGCCACGCGGCCGAGAAGCGCCTCGCAGCCCTCGAAGACGGCAATCATGGACTCGCCTTCGCCTCCGGAACGGCGGCTATCTCGACGCTCTTTTTCGCCACACTCTCGCCGGGGGACCACGTCGTCGCCTTCGACGACCTCTACGCCGGCACCCGACGGATGCTGGAGTATTACTACCGAGACCACCTCGGCGTCGAAATCTCGTTTGTGGACGCCACGGAGACTGAGAACGTCGCCGACGCGATGCGCTCGGAAACGGCGCTCGTCTACATGGAGACGCCGACGAACCCCCTGCTCAAGCTCTGTGATCTCGAAGCAATCGCCGACATCGCCCACGAGGGCGACGCGCTCCTCGGCGTCGACAACACGTTCTGCTCGCCGTCCCTCCAGAACCCCCTCGACCTCGGAGCAGACGTCGTCGCCCACAGTACGACCAAATATCTGAACGGCCACTCCGACTCTATCGGCGGTGCGCTTGTCGTCGACGACGACGACCTAGCAGAGGAGCTCTACTTCCTCCAGCGCGTCGTGCTTGGGAACATGATGTCGCCGTTCGACGCCTACCTCACCCTCCGCGGGACGAAGACGCTCCCGATGCGGATGCGCCAGCACGAAGCCAACGCGCAGGTCATCGCGGAGTACCTCGACGAGCACGAGCTGGTCGAGACAGTCTACTATCCGGGCCTCGAGAGCCACCCACAACATGACCTCGCCGCCCGTCAGCAGTCGGGCTTCGGCGGGATGCTCTCGTTCGACCTGGTCGGCGAGATGGGTGACGCCAAAGTGTTCTTAGAGAGCCTTCGGACCTTCACCCTCGCCGTCTCGCTCGGCGGCGTCGAGTCGCTCGTGGAGCTTCCGGCAGGGATGACCCACCAGCCGATTCCGAAGGAGACACGCGAAGCCCACGGCATCTCGGACACCCTCGTGCGGATGTCGGTCGGCGTCGAGGACATCGACGACCTCATCGCGGACCTGGACCGTGGCTTCGAGGCGATGGCAGGCGGCCAGGCGCTCGGCGCGGCGGCCGACGACGACTGA